In the Oncorhynchus tshawytscha isolate Ot180627B linkage group LG17, Otsh_v2.0, whole genome shotgun sequence genome, one interval contains:
- the LOC112217155 gene encoding UPF0606 protein KIAA1549 isoform X1, with amino-acid sequence MEILMSACSRMCPGVSQGLRTNCAHLLVASLLVSMTMSSSPVAGGVDSNGTTAKRSSSRSSSSPSSRWPGATPPKDTSPHGNTDAASVDDEAQGIHLLLRPPDLLSPSHPLPLPPHSQPTLTPPPPWEHAPSLEEAWGSGDYLETLSFMGPEGEELALATPLPSHTYDPDDGASYDTSFPSRPTLPLSSSLLRPYTSPTSPLREGLPFTHPAQPEGYPHWDEEDYDLGDIFPLEPTELLLPDMNSLEYYTNLLARERDEEREREREWEIDREREREQERDRERERDRNGEGDRDREIVIPPPKTTPKLGITPTTTTKTHIHTQPPSPSPSTGPPPARDHKHPLVPSAGPTPPLTLSPILWEGQGTSTPGVRPTSRVPPHPPVPRPRVPPATPGRHPPLPPSNTTSLARPPMLRPPGREPIKPPPPVTEVPSNRPTTTTKATTVTTTTPGTLAGITRTPPAPPGRQYLCNVTKPDMYLVRVVLPKSGSTVGFGQVRDILKREFNRSVELQFLRTPSSLAFRVVAGPLIFTAMSVVNALRQSTRSSSLFPTVSPLYGIPDHKYQIHSVLQFVPGHVDVRVCNFSERVERGLLMAYTETRRRAHEFGNVTVQLLNITMGQAKPQGDQKVPVDITFALLDGRGYLLGSEVSGHLRHLSTVEFSFYLGFPALQIAEPFHYPELNVSHHLRSSWVRTVLLGVQEQTVTERSFKARLERRLALLLEEGLGDGSQRPRWKRSTAVGNNSLQVVRVSRLAGSGRSLEVVYFVEGPEGERVPADATAATLNRLELQRAAIVLGHRVQRPLAQPVETLTVPPSETQSSSIWLIVGVVVPVLLAIFIIIILYWKLCGSEKLEFQPDAINTIQQRQKLQASSVKGFDFAKLHLGQHSKDDIMVIQEPGALPVPIKESTPSEGGDLNTPKSKGSSTKAARANRRRGRLSPSDGDSLGSDQSSGRESAEETTRHVGTPHEGKPHRNKTPKNVPPAGSGPDELLSSSSIFDHVDRLSRGSSDGRGRQANKVQLIAMQPRPSPPQRSHSPTITERVSAEVALRHKSEIEHHRNKLRQRAKRRGQCEFPSMDDILDAFGQAQEEAGQGGCPQRLYSSAHDHMDSILHPDHPSPPTPGESRKRGRRSPRSRRRQQGNGSLPDTDRLTDRDRLLTDNSATYRKYPGLNNVAYMSDPDLPPDHGSPSPNDEVFDHAPPPPPYVPPQPSIEEARQQMHSLLDDAFALVSPSSQGSVSVGVTQVSPALPSPSPSPQTHPSRQWGSYPAAPTHSPFSARYAELGMSPSSIQGLSQRQGLGSGAYVTEEEQLQDSVYANRGQYEEPPSSSRPRPVGGSTGAQLHHLTQVGLSSRISAYPGVGRSVSGPTGSSWNQQPLDQDLSRPGASRETVLSFPEFSSSGVFQMPSSSLGDHSVPPMLLAPPTPEFPLDESSPSAQSSASLIKAIREELRRLAQKQVAVASSYS; translated from the exons ATGGAGATTCTGATGAGCGCGTGTTCGAGGATGTGCCCCGGAGTCTCTCAGGGCCTGCGCACTAATTGCGCGCACCTGCTGGTAGCATCGTTGCTGGTGTCCATGACGATGTCAAGCTCACCTGTTGCAG GCGGTGTGGACTCCAACGGAACGACAGCAAAACGGTCGTCATCGCGGTCGTCATCGTCACCCTCTTCCAGATGGCCAGGCGCCACCCCACCCAAAGACACTAGTCCCCATGGTAACACTGATGCTGCCTCAGTGGACGATGAAGCTCAGGGCATACATCTCCTCCTGAGACCCCCGGACCTGCTGTCCCCCAGCCACCCCCTTCCTCTGCCCCCCCACAGCCAGCCCACCCTCACCCCTCCACCGCCCTGGGAACACGCCCCCTCCCTAGAGGAGGCCTGGGGGTCCGGTGACTACCTGGAAACGCTCTCCTTCATGGGCCCAGAGGGGGAGGAACTGGCCCTGGCCACACCCTTACCCAGTCACACCTACGACCCTGACGACGGGGCCTCCTATGACACCTCCTTCCCCTCCCGCCCaaccctccccctgtcctccagcCTCCTCCGACCCTATACgtcccccacctcccccctccGGGAGGGTCTCCCCTTCACTCACCCTGCCCAGCCTGAGGGATACCCTCACTGGGATGAAGAAGACTATGACCTGGGGGACATTTTTCCTCTGGAGCCCACGGAGCTGCTGCTGCCAGATATGAACAGTCTGGAGTACTACACCAATCtgctggccagagagagagacgaggagagggaaagggagcgaGAATGGGAGATAGACAGGGAAAGGGAgcgagaacaggagagagacagggaaagggagagggatcgaaatggagaaggagacagagatagagaaattGTTATCCCACCCCCAAAGACCACCCCCAAACTTGGCATCACACCTACCACtaccacaaaaacacacatacacactcagcccccatccccctcccctagCACAGGGCCCCCTCCTGCCCGGGACCACAAGCACCCTCTTGTCCCCTCAGCAGGTCCAACCCCTCCCCTGACCCTCTCACCCATTCTCTGGGAGGGTCAGGGTACCTCCACCCCTGGAGTTAGACCCACCTCCAGAGTACCCCCTCATCCTCCTGTTCCGCGGCCCAGAGTCCCCCCAGCTACCCCTGGCAGACACCCTCCACTGCCCCCATCTAACACCACCAGCCTGGCTCGCCCCCCCATGCTGCGACCTCCAGGGAGGGAACCCATAAAACCACCACCACCTGTGACCGAGGTCCCCAGCAACCGACCGACGACCACTACCAAGGCAACCACTGTTACCACGACAACCCCTGGTACCCTGGCGGGCATCACCCGGACTCCCCCAGCCCCTCCAGGACGCCAGTATCTGTGTAACGTCACCAAGCCTGACATGTACCTGGTCAGAGTGG TCCTGCCAAAGTCTGGCTCCACTGTGGGCTTTGGCCAGGTCAGGGACATCTTGAAGAGGGAATTCAACCGCTCAGTGGAGTTGCAG TTCCTGAGAACTCCGTCTAGCCTTGCGTTCCGTGTTGTGGCGGGACCTCTGATCTTCACCGCCATGTCTGTCGTCAACGCTCTGCGCCAATCAACACGAAGCTCCTCCTTGTTCCCCACTGTCTCACCTCTCTATGGCATACCTGATCACAAGTACCAGATACACTCTG tgCTGCAGTTTGTGCCCGGTCACgtggatgtgcgtgtgtgtaacttCAGTGAGCGAGTGGAGAGAGGACTGCTGATGGCCTACACAGAGACACGCAGACGTGCACATGAATTTGGCAACGTTACTGTACAG CTTCTGAACATCACCATGGGTCAGGCCAAGCCGCAGGGTGACCAGAAGGTTCCGGTGGACATCACGTTTGCGTTGCTGGATGGGCGGGGCTACCTGTTGGGGTCAGAGGTTAGCGGTCACCTGAGACACCTAAGCACGGTGGAGTTCAGCTTCTACCTGGGCTTCCCCGCGCTGCAGATCGCTGAAC ccTTCCACTACCCCGAGCTGAACGTTTCTCACCATCTACGCTCCTCCTGGGTCCGCACCG TGTTACTGGGTGTCCAGGAGCAGACGGTGACTGAGCGGAGCTTCAAGGCTCGTCTGGAGCGCCGTCTGGCCCTGCTGCTGGAGGAGGGGCTGGGGGACGGGAGTCAACGACCCCGCTGGAAAAGATCCACGGCCGTGGGCAACAACAGCTTACAG GTGGTGCGTGTGTCGAGGCTGGCAGGTTCAGGGCGTTCTCTGGAAGTGGTGTATTTCGTGGAGggaccagagggggagagagtcccTGCTGATGCCACCGCTGCCACCCTCAACCGCCTGGAGCTGCAACGGGCTGCCATCGTACTGGGGCACCGCGTCCAGAGACCCCTTGCCCAGC CTGTGGAGACCCTGACGGTGCCCCCGTCTGAGACTCAGAGCAGCAGTATCTGGCTGATTGTGGGGGTGGTGGTGCCTGTCCTGCTGgctatcttcatcatcatcatcctctacTGGAAACTGTGCGGCTCGGAGAAGCTGGAGTTCCAGCCTGACGCCATCAACACCATCCAGCAGAGACAGAAG ctgcagGCTTCCAGTGTGAAAGGGTTTGACTTCGCCAAGCTCCACCTGGGGCAGCACAGTAAGGATGACATCATGGTGATCCAGGAGCCTGGTGCCCTCCCTGTGCCCATCAAAGAGTCCACCCCCTCTGAGGGAGGGGATCTCAACACTCCCAAATCCAAGGGCTCCTCCACCAAGGCGGCCCGCGCTAACCGCCGTAGGGGGAG ACTGTCCCCGTCAGATGGTGACTCGTTAGGTAGCGACCAATCGAGTGGCAGGGAGTCTGCAGAGGAGACCACCAGACATGTGGGCACGCCCCACGAGGGGAAACCGCATCGAAACAAAACGCCCAAGAATG TCCCTCCCGCAGGCAGTGGTCCAGATGAgctgctctcctcttcctccatctttgACCATGTGGACCGTCTGTCCCGAGGCTCGTCTGACGGCAGGGGTCGCCAGGCCAACAAGGTCCAGCTGATTGCCATGCAGCCCCGGCCCAGCCCACCACAACGCTCACACAGCCCTACCATCACAGAGAGGGTCAGCGCAGAG GTGGCTCTGAGACATAAGTCTGAGATCGAGCACCACAGGAACAAGCTGCGTCAGCGGGCTAAGAGGCGGGGCCAGTGTGAGTTCCCCTCTATGGATGACATCCTGGATGCCTTCGGGCAGGCTCAAGAGGAGGCGGGGCAGGGAGGGTGTCCCCAGCGCCTCTACAGCTCAGCCCATGACCACATGGACAGCATCTTGCACCCCGACCACCCCTCGCCCCCCACCCCAGGGGAATCCAGGAAGAG GGGGAGGCGCTCTCCTCGAAGCCGGCGGAGGCAGCAGGGGAACGGCAGTCtgccagacacagacagactgacggaCAGAGACCGCCTGCTCACAGACAACAGCGCCACCTACAGGAAATACCCTGGACTCAACAATGTGGCCTACATG tctgacCCAGACCTACCTCCAGACCACGGCAGCCCCTCCCCTAACGACGAGGTGTTTGACCACGCCCCTCCCCCGCCCCCCTATGTGCCCCCCCAGCCGTCCATCGAGGAGGCGCGGCAACAGATGCACTCCCTATTGGACGATGCCTTCGCCCTGGTGTCGCCCTCCTCCCAGGGCAGCGTCAGTGTCGGGGTCACGCAGGTCAGCCCCGCCCTGCcaagcccctctccctccccacagaCACACCCATCACGCCAGTGGGGCTCCTACCCCGCAGCCCCCACACACAGCCCCTTCTCTGCG AGGTATGCAGAGTTGGGGATGTCTCCCTCGTCAATACAAGGCCTGTCGCAGAG gcagGGCCTGGGTTCAGGGGCCTATGTTACCGAAGAGGAGCAGTTGCAGGATTCTGTTTACGCCAACAGGGGGCAGTATGAagagcccccctcctcctccagacctCGGCCTGTTGGGGGAAGCACAG GTGCTCAGCTGCATCACCTGACTCAGGTGGGCTTGTCGAGCCGGATCAGTGCGTACCCTGGGGTGGGCCGCAGCGTCTCTGGGCCAACAGGCTCCAGCTGGAACCAGCAGCCTTTAGACCAGGACCTCTCCAGACCCGGAGCCAGCAGGGAGACT gTGCTGTCGTTCCCTGAGTTCTCCTCCTCCGGTGTGTTTCAGATGCCCAGCTCCTCTCTGGGAGACCATTCTGTCCCCCCAATGCTCCTGGCCCCTCCCACTCCAGAGTTCCCCCTAGACGAGTCCTCCCCCTCAGCCCAAAGCTCCGCCTCCCTCATCAAGGCCATCAGGGAGGAGCTACGACGGCTCGCCCAGAAACAGGTTGCTGTGGCCAGCAGTTATTCCTAG